A window of the Merismopedia glauca CCAP 1448/3 genome harbors these coding sequences:
- a CDS encoding CBS domain-containing protein, translating to MRIAADIMTKNVVTVRGSATVAEAVQIMKDKQLRALIVERRHQDDPYGIVSETDIIYKVAAYGKDPQEIRVYEIMTKPCIVVNPELGVEYVARLFANTKIRRAPVIDGELLGIVSVSDLLHKSDVVEKPRKIDLEDRIDAAIETARRVSAEKGDTSQEARVAWEEVEELQMEAADRRSRSRSKLTSLQAYCAENPDADECRIYED from the coding sequence ATGAGGATTGCCGCAGATATTATGACTAAAAATGTGGTTACCGTTCGCGGTTCCGCCACAGTTGCAGAAGCCGTTCAAATCATGAAAGATAAGCAATTAAGAGCTTTAATTGTAGAACGTCGCCACCAAGACGATCCTTATGGGATTGTCTCAGAAACAGATATTATCTATAAAGTAGCAGCTTATGGTAAAGACCCACAAGAAATTCGGGTTTATGAGATTATGACCAAGCCTTGTATCGTAGTTAATCCCGAACTAGGTGTAGAATATGTAGCTAGGCTGTTTGCTAATACCAAGATCCGGAGAGCGCCAGTAATTGATGGTGAATTACTAGGTATTGTTTCCGTGAGCGATCTGCTACACAAAAGTGATGTGGTAGAAAAACCCAGAAAAATAGATCTAGAAGATCGAATTGACGCTGCAATTGAAACTGCGCGGCGCGTCAGTGCAGAAAAAGGCGATACATCCCAAGAAGCTCGCGTTGCCTGGGAAGAAGTTGAAGAGTTGCAGATGGAAGCAGCCGATCGCCGTTCCCGTTCCCGTTCTAAGCTCACTTCCCTACAAGCTTACTGTGCAGAGAACCCAGATGCAGATGAATGCAGAATTTATGAAGATTAG
- the glgA gene encoding glycogen synthase GlgA, which translates to MYIVQIASECAPVIKAGGLGDVVYGLSRELEIQGNNVELILPMYDCMRYDHIWGIHDAYRDLWVPWYGGRIHCSVYCGWVHGQLCFFIEPHSEENFFHRGKYYGESDDYMRFAFFSKAALEFLLQSNKRPDVIHCHDWQTGLVPVMLFEMYKWHGMANQRVCYTIHNFKHQGVTGADILWATGLNNDAYYYQYHCLRDDHHNCLNIMKGGINYSNFVNTVSPHHAWEARFNGEGCGLEPTLNIHHSKFSGILNGLDYNFWNPEKDAYIPHPYSADNFAEKAKNKKALRERLLLSDEDKPLVCYIGRLDQQKGVHLVHHSMYYALERGVQFVLLGSATEPSINAWFQHEKEFLNNNPNCHLELGFNEELSHLIYAAADIIVVPSNYEPCGLTQIISLKYGTVPVVRGVGGLVNTVFDWDYDDSHTPEERNGFMFYQTDKYAAESALCRALDLWDNEPKLFQKLAVQGMNYDYSWTNPVQEYLKAYEAIRHK; encoded by the coding sequence ATGTACATCGTGCAGATTGCCTCGGAATGCGCTCCCGTCATTAAAGCTGGGGGTTTGGGCGATGTGGTTTATGGATTGAGTCGAGAGTTAGAAATTCAAGGCAATAATGTCGAACTAATTCTTCCCATGTATGACTGTATGCGCTACGACCATATTTGGGGCATACACGACGCTTACCGCGATCTTTGGGTTCCTTGGTATGGAGGTAGGATTCATTGCTCAGTCTACTGCGGTTGGGTACACGGACAGTTATGTTTCTTTATCGAACCTCATTCTGAGGAGAATTTCTTTCATAGGGGGAAATATTATGGAGAATCAGATGATTATATGCGCTTTGCTTTCTTTAGCAAGGCAGCTTTAGAGTTTTTGCTGCAAAGTAACAAGCGCCCTGATGTAATTCACTGTCATGACTGGCAAACTGGTTTAGTCCCAGTTATGTTATTTGAGATGTATAAATGGCATGGCATGGCAAATCAACGGGTTTGTTATACCATTCACAACTTTAAGCATCAAGGGGTAACTGGCGCAGATATTTTGTGGGCAACGGGCTTAAATAATGATGCTTACTATTATCAGTATCATTGTCTGCGAGATGACCACCATAACTGTTTAAATATTATGAAAGGAGGAATTAATTATTCCAACTTCGTCAATACAGTTTCGCCTCATCATGCTTGGGAAGCTCGTTTTAATGGTGAAGGTTGTGGATTAGAACCAACTTTAAATATTCACCATTCTAAGTTTTCAGGAATTCTCAATGGTCTGGATTATAACTTCTGGAATCCCGAAAAAGATGCCTATATTCCCCATCCATATAGTGCGGACAATTTCGCCGAAAAAGCTAAGAATAAAAAAGCTTTACGAGAGCGATTGCTGTTAAGTGATGAAGATAAGCCTTTGGTATGTTATATCGGTCGCTTAGATCAACAAAAAGGCGTACATTTAGTCCATCATTCTATGTACTATGCTTTAGAAAGAGGGGTACAATTTGTACTTTTGGGTTCGGCAACAGAACCATCGATTAATGCTTGGTTCCAACACGAAAAAGAATTTTTAAATAATAATCCCAACTGTCATTTAGAGCTTGGTTTTAATGAGGAACTATCTCACTTAATTTATGCTGCGGCTGACATAATTGTGGTTCCTAGTAATTATGAACCTTGCGGATTGACCCAAATTATTAGTTTGAAATACGGTACTGTACCTGTAGTTCGTGGGGTTGGTGGCTTAGTTAATACTGTATTTGATTGGGATTATGATGACTCTCACACCCCAGAAGAACGCAATGGTTTTATGTTCTATCAAACTGATAAATATGCGGCTGAATCTGCTTTATGTAGAGCCTTAGATCTGTGGGATAACGAGCCGAAACTGTTTCAAAAATTGGCAGTTCAGGGGATGAATTACGATTACTCTTGGACTAATCCAGTCCAAGAATATTTGAAAGCTTATGAGGCAATTAGGCACAAATAA
- a CDS encoding TIGR04255 family protein → MKKVVDTNPLTAKPPQEVPLKNAPLVRVIAQVMFSPIVSIEKKDFVGSFQEAIRDKYPILQPQQTHSFAFSPQGIVPIAPQVTWRFLNTTASWRVSLAPNFVALETTAYLSRSDFLERLQSILTAVNEAFHPDVQRFGLRYIDRLVGQNLTDISSLVKPEIAGIAAADFTHQTINESLFIMPDGEEKITARWGLIPTGVTFDPDAIEPIAEASWILDLDMSLAKNREFSVEGLIKEGNYFSERLYTFFRWAIQDEFLRRFGGEL, encoded by the coding sequence ATGAAGAAAGTGGTTGATACTAATCCACTTACTGCTAAGCCACCTCAAGAGGTGCCATTAAAAAATGCGCCTCTAGTTCGAGTAATCGCACAGGTAATGTTTTCACCTATTGTTTCCATTGAAAAAAAAGATTTTGTGGGTTCATTTCAAGAAGCAATACGGGACAAATATCCGATCTTGCAACCTCAACAAACCCATAGTTTTGCTTTTAGCCCTCAAGGTATCGTTCCTATTGCACCCCAAGTTACTTGGCGATTTCTCAATACAACGGCTAGTTGGCGAGTTTCATTAGCTCCTAACTTTGTGGCACTTGAAACTACCGCTTACTTAAGTCGCAGTGATTTTTTAGAGCGTTTACAAAGTATACTCACAGCAGTTAACGAAGCTTTTCATCCAGATGTTCAACGATTTGGATTGCGATATATTGATAGACTGGTTGGTCAAAATTTAACAGATATATCTTCATTAGTCAAACCAGAAATTGCTGGGATAGCTGCGGCTGATTTTACTCATCAAACTATTAATGAATCTTTGTTTATTATGCCAGATGGAGAAGAGAAAATTACTGCAAGATGGGGACTTATACCCACTGGTGTAACTTTCGATCCAGATGCAATAGAACCCATTGCTGAAGCTAGCTGGATACTCGATTTAGATATGTCACTGGCTAAAAACCGAGAATTCAGCGTTGAAGGACTGATAAAGGAAGGAAATTACTTTTCTGAGAGACTTTATACGTTTTTTCGATGGGCGATTCAGGATGAATTTTTGCGACGCTTTGGCGGTGAACTATGA
- a CDS encoding DUF6888 family protein, producing MPTLAQLESLYRIGYQLTYIMLQPVHMICVDRRTGNVYILAGYDEELEFQILPNGEFVDEPS from the coding sequence ATGCCTACTCTTGCTCAACTCGAGAGTTTATATCGCATCGGCTACCAATTGACATACATCATGCTTCAGCCAGTTCATATGATATGTGTCGATCGTCGCACTGGTAACGTATACATCTTGGCTGGGTATGACGAAGAGCTTGAATTTCAAATCTTACCTAACGGGGAGTTTGTTGATGAGCCTAGTTAA
- a CDS encoding glycosyl hydrolase family 57: MSQATLPQPQSIGVKLPYISGSEAKINALVNHNHNQPIFLPTTNRRIEDITSGFACALHMHQPTIPAGANGELICNLQYMYEHQGEGDNHNADPFAWCYQRMGEFIPQLVAEGCNPRIMLDYSGNLLWGFEQMGREDILQKLKNITCNPQYQPYVEWLGTMWSHAVVPSTPIPDLKLHIQAWQHHFASIFGYDALKRVKGFSPPEMHLPNHPDTLYEYIKALKECGYRWLLVQEHSVECLDGSGLPQDRKYLPNRLIARNSQGETISITALIKTQGSDTKLVAQMQPYFEAKGRGKQQLGSLNVPSLVSQIADGENGGVMMNEYPRDFFRINYEIRGNQGEKAGVALNGTEYLELLDGAGLKFEDYPVCQAVNQHKIWQKVSSDAMTKAKVEEAIAELKQTDCNFHMDGASWTNNLSWVAGYENVLEPMQQLSAAFHQKYDSLVAENPNITRQPQYQAALLHNLLLQTSCFRYWGQGAWTDYAREIYQRGMALL; this comes from the coding sequence ATGAGTCAGGCAACATTACCTCAACCACAGAGTATAGGAGTGAAATTGCCCTATATTTCGGGTTCGGAAGCCAAAATTAACGCTCTGGTCAACCACAACCACAATCAACCAATATTTCTCCCTACTACCAATCGGCGCATAGAAGATATTACCTCTGGGTTTGCGTGTGCGTTGCATATGCATCAACCAACGATTCCCGCAGGTGCAAATGGAGAACTAATTTGTAATCTCCAGTATATGTACGAGCATCAAGGGGAAGGAGATAATCATAATGCAGATCCTTTTGCTTGGTGCTATCAGCGTATGGGAGAATTTATCCCCCAATTGGTAGCAGAAGGCTGCAATCCCAGAATTATGCTGGATTATTCCGGTAACTTATTATGGGGATTCGAGCAAATGGGAAGAGAAGATATCCTCCAAAAACTCAAGAATATTACCTGCAATCCTCAATATCAACCTTATGTAGAATGGTTGGGAACTATGTGGAGTCATGCGGTAGTTCCTTCTACACCCATACCCGATCTCAAGCTCCATATTCAAGCATGGCAGCACCATTTTGCCTCAATTTTTGGTTATGATGCTTTAAAACGGGTGAAAGGTTTCTCACCTCCAGAAATGCACCTTCCTAATCATCCAGATACTTTGTATGAGTATATTAAAGCTTTAAAAGAATGCGGCTATCGGTGGTTACTGGTTCAAGAACATTCTGTAGAATGTTTAGACGGTTCTGGATTGCCTCAAGATCGAAAATATTTACCCAATCGATTAATTGCGCGCAACAGTCAAGGGGAAACTATTAGTATCACTGCTTTGATTAAAACTCAAGGTTCGGATACTAAATTAGTCGCGCAAATGCAACCCTATTTTGAAGCCAAAGGAAGGGGTAAACAGCAACTTGGGAGCCTAAATGTACCTTCTCTAGTCAGTCAAATCGCTGACGGGGAAAATGGCGGGGTGATGATGAATGAATATCCTCGCGACTTTTTCCGCATCAATTATGAAATCCGTGGCAATCAGGGGGAGAAAGCTGGAGTAGCGCTCAATGGGACGGAGTATTTAGAGTTATTAGATGGTGCTGGATTAAAGTTTGAGGATTATCCGGTTTGTCAGGCGGTGAATCAACATAAAATCTGGCAAAAAGTTTCTTCAGATGCGATGACAAAGGCAAAGGTGGAGGAAGCGATCGCCGAACTGAAGCAAACAGATTGCAATTTCCACATGGATGGCGCTTCTTGGACGAATAATTTAAGTTGGGTGGCTGGGTACGAGAACGTGTTGGAACCCATGCAGCAACTGAGTGCGGCTTTCCATCAAAAGTACGATTCTTTGGTAGCAGAAAACCCAAATATTACCCGTCAGCCTCAATATCAAGCAGCTTTGTTACATAACTTGCTGCTGCAAACTAGCTGTTTCCGCTATTGGGGACAGGGTGCGTGGACAGATTATGCACGGGAGATTTACCAGCGAGGGATGGCTTTGTTGTAG
- the bchI gene encoding magnesium chelatase ATPase subunit I, whose protein sequence is MSLTAAAPSTKRRPVFPFTAIVGQEEMKLALLLNTIDPYIGGVMIMGDRGTGKSTTIRALADVLPEIDVVANDPFNSHPEDGDLMSDEVRQQAQQGISLPVAQKKVPMVDLPLGATEDRVCGTIDIEKALSEGVKAFEPGLLAKANRGILYVDEVNLLDDHLVDVLLDSAASGWNTVEREGISIRHPARFVLVGSGNPEEGELRPQLLDRFGMHAEIRTVKEPKLRVEIVEQRAEFDRNPEDFVSKNQQEQEELQQKIVKAQNLLPSVNLDYDLRVKISQVCSELDVDGLRGDIVTNRAAKAIAALEGRQEVTVDDIRRVITLCLRHRLRKDPLESIDSGYKVEKVFSRVFGLEMVEDTANTNGVRTGVR, encoded by the coding sequence GTGAGTCTAACCGCCGCAGCGCCATCTACTAAACGTCGTCCAGTTTTTCCATTTACAGCTATAGTCGGTCAAGAGGAAATGAAACTGGCATTATTGCTCAATACCATCGATCCTTACATTGGCGGCGTGATGATTATGGGTGATCGCGGTACTGGCAAATCTACCACGATTCGGGCACTAGCTGATGTTTTACCAGAAATTGACGTGGTAGCCAACGATCCTTTTAACAGCCATCCTGAAGATGGTGATTTGATGAGTGATGAAGTCAGACAACAAGCGCAACAAGGTATCTCACTACCTGTAGCCCAGAAAAAGGTGCCAATGGTAGACTTACCCTTGGGAGCGACAGAAGATAGAGTTTGTGGGACAATTGATATTGAAAAAGCCCTATCGGAAGGGGTGAAAGCTTTTGAACCAGGTTTGCTGGCTAAAGCCAATCGAGGTATTCTCTATGTAGACGAAGTGAACCTGCTCGATGACCACTTAGTGGATGTTTTGCTTGATTCGGCGGCTAGCGGTTGGAATACAGTAGAAAGAGAAGGTATTTCGATTCGTCACCCAGCTAGATTCGTCTTAGTCGGTTCTGGCAACCCAGAAGAAGGGGAATTGCGTCCCCAATTGCTCGATCGCTTTGGAATGCACGCCGAAATCCGCACGGTGAAGGAACCCAAGCTGCGGGTAGAAATTGTGGAGCAAAGAGCCGAATTTGACCGCAATCCTGAAGATTTTGTCAGCAAAAACCAGCAAGAGCAAGAAGAACTGCAACAAAAGATCGTCAAAGCCCAAAATTTGCTACCTTCAGTTAATCTGGATTACGACCTACGAGTAAAAATCTCTCAGGTATGTTCGGAATTGGACGTAGACGGCTTGCGGGGTGACATTGTGACAAATCGAGCCGCCAAAGCGATCGCTGCCTTAGAAGGTCGTCAGGAGGTCACTGTAGATGATATCCGTCGCGTCATTACCTTGTGTTTGCGCCACCGCTTGCGGAAAGATCCTCTAGAGTCAATTGATTCTGGCTATAAGGTAGAAAAAGTCTTTAGTCGGGTATTCGGCTTAGAAATGGTGGAAGATACAGCTAATACCAACGGCGTGCGAACTGGGGTGAGGTAA
- a CDS encoding CBS domain-containing protein, whose protein sequence is MKAKEIMTKEVVTIRGSATVAEAVEVMKSKGLRAIIVDSRHQDDPYGIISETDIIYKVAAYGKDPKQVRVFEIMTKPCIVVNPELQVEYVARLFSGTKIRRAPVMSKGELLGIISVTDIFRKSDFVEKPKTYFELYCEENPNAPEARIYED, encoded by the coding sequence ATGAAAGCTAAAGAAATCATGACCAAAGAAGTGGTAACTATTCGTGGTTCTGCGACAGTTGCAGAAGCAGTCGAAGTCATGAAAAGTAAAGGTCTAAGAGCTATTATTGTAGACAGCCGTCATCAAGACGATCCTTATGGCATTATTTCGGAAACAGACATTATTTATAAAGTAGCTGCTTACGGTAAAGATCCCAAGCAAGTAAGGGTATTTGAAATTATGACCAAGCCCTGTATTGTAGTCAATCCAGAGTTACAAGTAGAATATGTCGCCAGATTATTTAGCGGGACTAAAATTAGACGCGCTCCTGTTATGAGTAAAGGAGAACTATTAGGCATAATTTCCGTCACTGATATCTTCAGAAAAAGTGATTTTGTCGAAAAACCTAAGACATATTTTGAACTGTATTGTGAAGAAAATCCTAATGCTCCCGAAGCTAGAATTTATGAAGATTAA
- a CDS encoding recombinase family protein, with translation MAGDRAMDHDSINANFEDRLALGRQLKAANGGYAGYGSPAFGLQAVDGELVENPHEQQIIELIRRHHKSGKSLQQVADWLNQHGYTTKRGQAWQRISVKRVLDRLYGKSPRISGVIVTRSDC, from the coding sequence ATGGCTGGCGATCGCGCTATGGATCATGACTCAATCAATGCAAATTTTGAAGATCGACTGGCTTTAGGCAGGCAACTTAAAGCTGCCAATGGAGGCTATGCTGGATATGGGTCACCAGCTTTTGGATTACAAGCTGTAGATGGGGAGTTGGTGGAAAATCCTCACGAACAGCAGATAATAGAACTGATTCGCCGTCACCACAAAAGTGGTAAATCTTTACAACAAGTGGCTGATTGGCTCAACCAACACGGTTATACCACTAAACGCGGTCAAGCATGGCAAAGAATTTCAGTGAAACGAGTTCTAGACAGACTTTACGGGAAATCTCCCCGGATTTCTGGGGTGATTGTCACTCGCTCTGACTGCTAG
- a CDS encoding DEAD/DEAH box helicase family protein yields the protein MAGVRIIRAALRDLQKLSHDDFGKVQIVLKRLSQDDLRDTKSLEGFEGLLRTRSGDLRVVWKRDRQDIIIIKVGYRRDIYRESWQNRKVYNSPHLNLFYQTLKSTDSEAVNVANTPQYQWNFQEEEYWYQFVYGGYRYSPILTSEQEKIYDYLLHNLSNYQNHYGTLLVQSAPGTGKTVCAALLASRLHQQGCQIIFIVPDKLVEDIKKYAQLKQQIKQPGFWLGTFPNWLNSNLKYAQIASPQQELSALKTAARRVSNNYKRKLANLEMQDVLLYQAFVLDNSRTQLSKEIFFQANQERIEVLKQIKPDWWESALDGYLCRVAAANSLQEKLPSPSTDRQQTIIIVDEAQDLLLAEITTLFQLGKHWRNLGHETTSLILGDLNQRIQPTGFHWDKLKLGKEICLSYNYRNSQKILEFANQFLEIAKSYGGRKLPAPGEAKLGIEVGEPVRLLEFPSNHEAWDFLCQLVQETTQPENQRYLLRDLANAIKVISPHSSAGNENLIMLNAEAAKGREFEACIAFNLFTGTGKPSLAESFQWYTMLTRARSRLLIVATTAEIERVGRGYFKNCLPIDPYIAISWITEVASDIEVNQIPDNVKKLLLKRCKSGYIYWDTYSALELAGIEGDQLYQWEQKAIAYLQFHSLSHLESELAKTPYIPLQCLLLRAMHHSWKAVSIAQELKENEPEQYSQIIDSIARDLAAKNLPYEAARVRHQITKAFPKNYPFPEIANKPGSLVSLLSQSIIARSFVNSSHWVD from the coding sequence ATGGCTGGCGTTAGGATAATTCGGGCAGCTTTAAGAGATTTACAAAAACTATCTCACGATGATTTTGGCAAAGTCCAAATTGTGTTGAAACGCCTCAGTCAAGATGACTTACGCGATACTAAATCCCTAGAAGGTTTTGAAGGATTACTCCGCACTCGTAGTGGCGATTTAAGAGTTGTTTGGAAAAGAGATCGGCAAGATATTATTATTATTAAAGTTGGCTATCGACGAGATATTTATCGAGAATCTTGGCAAAATCGTAAAGTTTATAATTCTCCTCATCTTAACTTATTCTATCAAACCTTAAAATCTACCGATTCCGAAGCTGTTAATGTGGCTAACACCCCTCAATATCAGTGGAATTTTCAGGAAGAAGAATATTGGTATCAATTTGTTTATGGAGGTTATCGCTACTCCCCAATTTTAACTTCAGAACAAGAAAAAATTTATGACTATCTCTTGCATAATTTAAGCAATTATCAAAATCATTATGGTACTCTTTTAGTGCAAAGTGCCCCTGGAACTGGTAAAACTGTTTGCGCGGCTTTATTGGCATCAAGATTACATCAACAAGGATGTCAAATTATTTTTATTGTTCCCGATAAATTAGTAGAAGACATCAAAAAATATGCCCAATTGAAGCAACAAATTAAACAGCCAGGATTTTGGTTGGGGACATTTCCCAATTGGCTCAACAGTAACTTAAAGTATGCTCAGATTGCTTCGCCACAACAAGAATTATCAGCCTTGAAAACTGCGGCTAGGAGAGTTTCTAATAACTACAAACGCAAGCTGGCTAATTTAGAAATGCAAGATGTTTTACTCTACCAAGCTTTTGTTTTAGATAACTCCCGCACACAGCTATCTAAAGAAATATTTTTTCAAGCTAATCAAGAACGGATTGAAGTACTTAAACAGATTAAACCTGATTGGTGGGAATCTGCATTAGATGGTTACTTGTGCCGAGTAGCTGCGGCTAATAGTTTGCAAGAAAAACTACCATCACCTTCTACCGATCGCCAGCAAACTATTATCATTGTGGATGAAGCGCAAGACTTACTATTAGCAGAGATTACTACTTTATTCCAGTTAGGTAAACACTGGAGAAATTTAGGACATGAAACGACTAGTTTAATCTTAGGAGATCTGAACCAACGAATTCAACCAACTGGGTTTCATTGGGATAAACTTAAGTTAGGAAAAGAGATTTGTCTCAGCTATAACTACCGCAATTCTCAAAAGATTTTAGAGTTCGCTAACCAATTTCTAGAAATTGCTAAAAGCTATGGTGGAAGAAAGTTACCCGCACCTGGGGAAGCCAAATTAGGAATAGAAGTAGGCGAACCTGTGAGATTGTTAGAATTCCCCTCTAATCATGAAGCGTGGGATTTTTTATGCCAGTTAGTACAAGAAACTACTCAACCAGAAAATCAAAGATACTTACTTAGAGATTTAGCCAATGCAATTAAAGTAATTTCCCCTCATTCTAGTGCAGGAAATGAGAACTTAATTATGCTAAATGCAGAAGCCGCTAAAGGGAGAGAATTTGAGGCTTGTATTGCTTTTAATTTATTTACAGGAACTGGTAAACCATCTTTAGCAGAAAGTTTTCAATGGTATACCATGTTAACTCGTGCTAGGTCGCGGTTATTAATTGTAGCAACTACGGCTGAAATTGAACGAGTAGGCAGAGGATATTTTAAAAATTGTTTGCCAATAGATCCATATATTGCTATTAGTTGGATTACGGAAGTTGCTAGTGATATTGAAGTGAATCAAATTCCTGATAATGTCAAAAAACTATTATTAAAACGCTGTAAAAGTGGATATATTTATTGGGATACTTATTCAGCTTTAGAGTTAGCAGGAATTGAGGGAGATCAGTTATATCAATGGGAACAAAAAGCGATCGCTTATCTCCAATTTCATTCTCTCAGCCATCTGGAATCAGAATTAGCCAAAACTCCTTATATTCCTTTGCAATGTTTATTATTAAGAGCTATGCATCATTCTTGGAAAGCAGTATCTATTGCTCAAGAACTGAAAGAGAACGAACCCGAACAATATAGCCAAATCATTGACAGTATTGCCAGAGATTTAGCAGCCAAAAATTTACCTTATGAAGCTGCTAGAGTTCGCCATCAAATAACTAAAGCTTTTCCCAAAAATTATCCATTTCCAGAAATAGCCAATAAACCGGGTAGTTTAGTATCTTTATTATCTCAATCAATAATTGCTAGATCTTTTGTAAATTCTAGCCATTGGGTTGATTGA
- the trxA gene encoding thioredoxin encodes MSNIAYVNDSDFDNLLESESLVVVDFTATWCGPCRKVAPLLEQLATEYQNQLKVVKVDVDQNKVNAKKFGIKSIPAVLIFKSGELVETLVGIAPYEKFSQAVQPHLG; translated from the coding sequence ATGAGCAACATTGCATATGTCAACGATAGCGACTTCGATAATCTTCTGGAATCAGAATCATTAGTTGTAGTCGATTTTACAGCTACCTGGTGTGGTCCTTGTCGTAAAGTTGCTCCATTATTAGAACAGCTAGCCACAGAATACCAAAACCAACTTAAAGTTGTCAAAGTTGATGTAGATCAAAACAAAGTTAACGCCAAAAAATTTGGCATTAAAAGTATTCCGGCGGTTCTCATCTTTAAGTCGGGTGAATTGGTAGAAACCTTAGTCGGCATAGCACCATATGAAAAGTTTTCTCAAGCAGTTCAACCACATCTTGGATAA
- a CDS encoding DUF6887 family protein, which produces MSLVNYNAMSDAELKQYFLKHRGDKAAFQAYLDRINQRPLRIIASPSDLDFDEKVQAAIRQKLEAAKNSGFK; this is translated from the coding sequence ATGAGCCTAGTTAATTATAATGCTATGTCTGATGCTGAATTGAAACAGTATTTTCTCAAACATCGAGGAGATAAAGCAGCTTTTCAAGCTTATTTAGATAGAATCAATCAACGTCCACTCAGAATTATTGCAAGTCCTAGCGATCTAGATTTTGATGAGAAGGTTCAAGCAGCGATTCGCCAAAAGTTAGAAGCAGCAAAGAATAGTGGATTTAAGTAG
- a CDS encoding helix-turn-helix domain-containing protein, with protein sequence MNTFLDRKLDRLSSTSALGAMGNFKTNPVTYSRTLIAPSTSTSITNVQGYLLAALDMTTSGVTLPSISSTEVTQKALNELRRLSGLTWEQLAKLFNVSRRSLHFWASGQPLNSFNEEHLNRLLDAIKYINRGSASLNRNVLFTNSSDGTLPFDLLVAGKYEEVKRIVGVGNAPPRPQLKPLSEDARASRRPLNPADLVDALQEPIHREVGRSKPARSVRSRKNSSGK encoded by the coding sequence ATGAATACTTTTTTAGATAGAAAGCTTGATAGATTATCTAGTACTTCTGCACTTGGAGCTATGGGTAATTTTAAGACTAATCCGGTTACTTATTCGAGAACTTTAATAGCTCCCAGCACCAGTACTTCCATAACAAATGTTCAGGGATATCTATTAGCAGCTTTAGATATGACAACAAGTGGGGTTACTCTACCTTCAATCAGTTCTACAGAAGTAACGCAAAAAGCTTTGAACGAACTGAGAAGATTGAGCGGATTAACTTGGGAGCAGCTTGCTAAACTTTTTAATGTTTCACGTAGAAGTCTTCATTTTTGGGCAAGTGGACAACCATTAAATAGTTTTAATGAAGAACATCTCAACCGATTGTTAGATGCTATTAAATACATCAATCGAGGTAGTGCCAGTCTGAATCGCAATGTATTATTCACGAATAGTAGTGATGGAACACTGCCGTTTGATTTATTAGTGGCTGGTAAATACGAAGAAGTAAAAAGAATTGTTGGGGTAGGTAATGCACCTCCTAGACCACAACTTAAACCTTTATCTGAAGATGCTCGTGCTTCACGTAGACCATTAAATCCAGCAGATCTAGTTGATGCTTTACAAGAGCCTATTCACCGGGAAGTTGGACGATCCAAACCTGCTAGATCTGTAAGGAGTCGCAAAAATAGCAGTGGAAAATGA